DNA from Ailuropoda melanoleuca isolate Jingjing unplaced genomic scaffold, ASM200744v2 unplaced-scaffold66749, whole genome shotgun sequence:
CCAAATCCATTTTGATATGCAGGGGCTTGATTGGGTGGTTGGAATCTTCCTTGCATGCCATTGGCGccaaaattattatttccaaagCCACCGCCATTTCCAAAGTTTGATGCGCCACCAAAACCATTCTGAGGTTTTGAGTTGAAGTCCCTTTTTGGACCACTGCTAAATCCACGGTTGTAGTTGTCCCCATCTCTACCGCCACTAAATCCACCACCTCTTCTGCCAGTCGAATATCTGTCACGCCGATCATCTCTCATGCCTCTACCGCCTCGATAACGACCGCCTTCAACCAGTTGCAGCAATTTAGGGTTGATTTGCTGGTTAGCTTCTCGAAGAACAGCAATTAAGTCATGAGCTTGCTTTGTGTTGTTGGGTGTAAAAAAGGTGTAAGCTGTACCCGTTTTGCTACTACGGGCTGTTCTTCCAATTCGATGGATATAGTCCTCTGATGAGTTTGGGTAGTCATAATTGATGACAAATTTCACATCTTCCACATCTAAACCTCTGGATGCAACATCTGTAGCAATCAGAATTGGAGCTTTGCCATGTTTGAATTCATTCAGAACCCAATCTCGTTCCTGCTGGCTTTTGTCACCATGAATACCCATCGCAGGCCAtccatctcttctcatttttctggTGAGCTCATCACATCGACGTTTAGTTTCTGTAAAAATGATTGTTTTGTTCTCCTTCTCACTCATAATTTCCTCCATCAACCTGagaagcttttcatctttctCACTATCCCCACAGACATCCACAATCTGAAGAATATTATGGTTTGCACTCAGTTCCATTGCACCTATATTGATGTGAATATAGTCTTTTAAGAAGTCTTCAGCCAGTTGCCGGACTTCACGGGGCCAAGTAGCACTCCACATCAAGGTCTGACGGTCAGGTCTGATCTGGTCCACGATTTTACG
Protein-coding regions in this window:
- the LOC117800243 gene encoding probable ATP-dependent RNA helicase DDX5; this encodes PVALSGLDMVGVAQTGSGKTLSYLLPGIIHINHQPFLQRGDGPIVLVLAPTRELAQQVQQVAADYGRACRLKSTCIYGGAPKGPQIRDLERGVEICIATPGRLIDFLEVGKTNLKRCTYLVLDEADRMLDMGFEPQIRKIVDQIRPDRQTLMWSATWPREVRQLAEDFLKDYIHINIGAMELSANHNILQIVDVCGDSEKDEKLLRLMEEIMSEKENKTIIFTETKRRCDELTRKMRRDGWPAMGIHGDKSQQERDWVLNEFKHGKAPILIATDVASRGLDVEDVKFVINYDYPNSSEDYIHRIGRTARSSKTGTAYTFFTPNNTKQAHDLIAVLREANQQINPKLLQLVEGGRYRGGRGMRDDRRDRYSTGRRGGGFSGGRDGDNYNRGFSSGPKRDFNSKPQNGFGGASNFGNGGGFGNNNFGANGMQGRFQPPNQAPAYQNG